In Methanocaldococcus sp., a single window of DNA contains:
- the hisS gene encoding histidine--tRNA ligase: MFQKPRGTRDFTPEEMKKRRYIENKLREVFERYGYLEILTPTFESFELIAKKTGEEIRKQLYVFKDHGGREMALRPEMTSPVVRFYINELKILQKPLRLYYFANCFRYERPQAGRFREFWQMGCELIGCKEPLADAEILNLAIDGLINIGLDFDVHIGHLGVLKGVLERFNISEEEEIKIRRLIDKEDYENLENYLIQILDKEKKDLIFEILKFKGGKEILEELKEILKDFPKSIEAINNLEEILEYVIYDKYTINFGIARGLDYYTGMVFEIYGKKGAKQICGGGRYDNLIETFGGEPTPAVGFAYGFDRIMMNLDNLNIEEERILIIPIKKDKELIKKSLIIADKLRKSGKIVELEIMGRKLRKALDYANSRGFKKVIIVGEKEIKDNKVTVKDMVTGEQKLVYIDELTNV; encoded by the coding sequence ATGTTTCAAAAGCCGAGAGGGACGAGAGATTTTACACCAGAAGAAATGAAAAAAAGGAGATACATTGAGAATAAGTTAAGAGAAGTTTTTGAGAGATATGGATATTTAGAGATATTAACTCCAACCTTTGAAAGTTTTGAGTTAATTGCTAAAAAAACTGGGGAAGAGATTAGAAAGCAGTTATATGTGTTTAAAGATCACGGCGGTAGAGAGATGGCTTTAAGACCAGAGATGACATCCCCAGTAGTGAGATTCTACATAAATGAATTAAAAATATTACAAAAACCTTTAAGACTTTATTATTTTGCTAACTGCTTTAGATATGAAAGACCACAGGCAGGAAGATTTAGAGAGTTTTGGCAAATGGGTTGCGAGTTAATTGGCTGTAAAGAGCCATTAGCAGATGCTGAAATTTTAAATTTAGCAATAGATGGTTTAATAAATATTGGTTTAGATTTTGATGTACATATAGGACACTTAGGAGTTTTAAAAGGAGTTTTAGAAAGGTTTAATATTAGTGAAGAAGAGGAAATTAAAATTAGGAGATTGATAGACAAAGAGGATTATGAAAATTTAGAAAATTATTTAATTCAGATTTTAGATAAAGAAAAGAAAGATTTAATATTTGAAATACTAAAATTTAAAGGAGGTAAAGAAATTTTAGAAGAATTAAAAGAGATTTTAAAAGATTTCCCAAAATCCATTGAGGCTATAAATAATTTAGAGGAGATTTTAGAGTATGTTATTTATGATAAATATACTATAAACTTTGGAATTGCGAGAGGTTTAGATTACTATACTGGAATGGTGTTTGAAATTTATGGAAAAAAAGGAGCTAAGCAAATATGTGGTGGAGGTAGATATGACAATTTAATAGAAACCTTTGGAGGAGAACCTACTCCAGCAGTAGGTTTTGCGTATGGATTTGATAGAATTATGATGAACCTTGATAATTTAAATATTGAAGAGGAAAGAATCTTAATAATTCCAATAAAAAAAGATAAGGAATTAATTAAAAAATCGTTAATTATTGCAGATAAATTAAGAAAATCTGGGAAAATTGTAGAATTGGAAATTATGGGTAGAAAATTAAGAAAAGCTTTGGATTATGCAAATTCGAGAGGCTTTAAAAAAGTAATTATTGTTGGAGAAAAAGAAATTAAAGATAATAAAGTAACAGTAAAAGATATGGTTACAGGAGAGCAGAAATTAGTTTATATAGATGAATTAACTAATGTATAA
- the cofF gene encoding coenzyme gamma-F420-2:alpha-L-glutamate ligase, with protein MVKITIISPEGKSCSVWNLKNEIEKLGYKAEIFLLSHPEALMSYDFKLETDLIHSRCGIGCYFDRLTLYSWQFINALEIEGYKFVNSLKTIYLTSDKFKSIKLLAKHKIPTPKTALIRDYEDAVKFIEKYNLSFPVVIKDSFSKCGLRVFIARNFDELKNLTKNAIWEGKLIQEFIDFKENGLYKDMRILVVDGEVVGGYRRVSRDFRTNLYLGNYVEELKIDKELEELALKCAELSGAIILGVDILPTKEYYYVIELNSAPGTKGFKYLGINADKKISEALVKYAKQ; from the coding sequence ATGGTAAAGATAACAATCATATCACCAGAAGGAAAGAGTTGTAGTGTTTGGAACTTAAAAAATGAAATTGAAAAATTAGGATATAAGGCGGAAATATTTTTACTTTCTCATCCAGAAGCATTAATGAGTTATGATTTTAAATTAGAAACTGACTTAATTCATTCAAGATGTGGAATTGGATGTTATTTTGACAGATTAACTCTTTACTCATGGCAATTTATAAATGCCTTAGAAATTGAAGGATATAAATTTGTTAATTCACTAAAAACTATATATTTAACTTCGGATAAATTTAAAAGTATTAAATTACTTGCAAAACATAAAATACCTACACCAAAAACAGCGTTAATTAGAGATTACGAAGACGCTGTAAAGTTTATAGAAAAATACAATTTAAGTTTTCCAGTAGTTATAAAAGATTCATTTTCAAAGTGTGGTTTGAGAGTATTTATAGCAAGGAATTTTGATGAGTTAAAAAATCTTACAAAAAATGCAATATGGGAAGGTAAATTAATACAGGAATTTATTGACTTTAAAGAAAATGGCTTATATAAAGACATGAGAATATTAGTTGTTGATGGAGAAGTTGTAGGGGGATATAGGAGGGTTAGCAGAGATTTTAGAACTAATCTTTACTTAGGAAACTATGTTGAAGAATTAAAAATAGATAAAGAACTCGAAGAATTAGCATTGAAATGTGCTGAATTGTCAGGGGCTATAATATTGGGAGTAGATATTCTACCAACTAAGGAATATTATTATGTTATTGAATTAAACTCTGCTCCTGGAACTAAAGGTTTTAAATATTTAGGAATAAATGCAGATAAAAAAATATCTGAGGCATTAGTTAAATATGCTAAACAATAA
- the mfnA gene encoding tyrosine decarboxylase MfnA, with amino-acid sequence MQEKGISEKEIYEELRKYRTLDLKYEDGKIFGSMCSNIHPITRKIVNMFLETNLGDPGLFKGTKLLEEKAVKLLGELLNNKNVYGHIVSGGTEANLMALRCIKNIWREKKRKGLTKNEHPKIIVPVTAHFSFEKGRDMMDLKYIYAPLKKDYTVDEKFVKDSVEDYDVDGIVGIAGTTEFGTIDNIEELSKIAKDNEIYIHVDAAFGGLVIPFLETKYKKKGVNYKFDFSLGVDSITIDPHKMGHCPIPSGGILFKNINYKKYLEVNAPYLTETKQTTILGTRVGFGGPCTYAVLKYLGREGQRKIVSECMENTLYFYKKLKENSFNPVIEPILNIITIEDENYIETCKKLREKGIYVSICSCVKALRIVVMPHIKKEHIDNFIEILKSLIT; translated from the coding sequence ATGCAAGAAAAAGGCATAAGTGAAAAAGAAATTTATGAAGAATTAAGAAAATATAGAACATTAGATTTAAAGTATGAGGATGGAAAAATATTTGGCTCTATGTGTTCAAATATCCATCCAATTACAAGAAAAATCGTAAATATGTTTTTAGAAACTAATTTAGGAGACCCTGGACTATTTAAAGGAACTAAATTGTTGGAAGAGAAGGCAGTAAAATTGTTGGGAGAGTTGTTAAATAACAAAAATGTCTATGGGCATATAGTTAGTGGAGGCACAGAGGCTAATTTAATGGCTCTTAGGTGTATAAAAAATATATGGAGAGAGAAAAAAAGAAAAGGTTTAACAAAAAATGAACATCCTAAAATAATTGTTCCAGTAACTGCCCATTTTTCATTTGAAAAAGGAAGAGATATGATGGATCTTAAATATATTTACGCTCCTCTTAAAAAAGATTATACAGTGGATGAAAAATTTGTTAAGGATTCTGTTGAAGATTACGATGTAGATGGAATAGTTGGAATTGCTGGAACTACTGAATTTGGAACTATTGATAATATAGAAGAACTTAGCAAGATTGCAAAAGATAATGAAATATATATTCACGTGGATGCCGCTTTTGGAGGATTGGTAATTCCTTTTTTAGAGACAAAATATAAGAAAAAAGGTGTTAATTACAAGTTTGATTTTTCTTTGGGAGTAGATTCAATAACTATTGACCCTCATAAAATGGGTCACTGCCCCATACCAAGTGGAGGAATCTTATTTAAAAATATCAATTATAAAAAATATTTAGAAGTCAATGCCCCTTACTTAACAGAAACTAAGCAAACTACTATTTTAGGGACAAGGGTAGGTTTTGGTGGACCTTGCACTTATGCCGTTTTAAAATATTTAGGAAGAGAAGGGCAAAGAAAAATAGTTAGCGAATGTATGGAAAATACATTGTATTTTTATAAAAAATTAAAAGAAAATAGTTTTAATCCAGTAATTGAGCCAATATTAAATATTATTACTATTGAAGATGAGAATTATATAGAAACTTGTAAAAAACTTAGAGAGAAAGGAATATATGTTTCAATTTGCAGTTGTGTTAAAGCTTTAAGAATTGTTGTAATGCCTCACATCAAAAAAGAACATATAGATAATTTCATTGAAATATTGAAGAGTTTAATCACTTAA
- the cobJ gene encoding precorrin-3B C(17)-methyltransferase yields MLYVVGIGSGSELHITKEAEEVLKNVDLIVCYKNYKKYVERFNKPIYTTGMTKEIDRVEYALKESKYKDVALVSSGDPTIYGLASLAYEINSIKNYNVEIKVIPGITAASLASSVLGSPLNHDFVVISFSDLLTPLSTILKRFEYALKGDFVICIYNPLSKKRKEPFLKAMEILKDFGKDINYIIGIVKNAGRDNEEYLITNFEEFYKNLEKYLEFIDMNTIIIIGNSSTKIINNKMVTPRGYLNKYKIL; encoded by the coding sequence ATGCTATATGTTGTTGGTATTGGTAGTGGTAGCGAATTGCATATAACTAAGGAGGCAGAAGAAGTTTTAAAAAATGTAGATTTAATAGTGTGCTATAAAAATTACAAAAAATATGTTGAAAGATTTAATAAGCCAATATATACAACTGGAATGACGAAAGAGATTGACAGAGTAGAGTATGCTTTAAAAGAATCTAAATATAAAGATGTTGCCTTAGTTTCAAGTGGAGATCCTACAATTTATGGATTAGCATCATTAGCATATGAAATAAATTCAATTAAAAACTACAATGTAGAAATAAAGGTAATTCCTGGAATTACTGCCGCTTCATTGGCTTCATCAGTTTTAGGAAGTCCGTTAAATCATGATTTTGTTGTTATAAGTTTTAGTGATTTATTAACTCCACTAAGTACTATATTAAAAAGATTTGAATACGCTTTAAAAGGGGATTTTGTTATCTGCATATACAACCCACTAAGTAAGAAAAGAAAAGAGCCTTTTTTAAAGGCAATGGAGATATTAAAAGATTTTGGAAAAGATATAAATTACATTATCGGGATAGTAAAAAATGCTGGAAGAGATAATGAAGAATATTTAATTACAAACTTTGAGGAATTTTATAAAAATTTAGAAAAATACTTAGAATTTATAGATATGAACACAATAATAATTATTGGTAATTCTTCAACAAAAATTATAAACAATAAGATGGTAACTCCAAGAGGTTATCTCAATAAATATAAAATTTTGTAA
- the mfnD gene encoding tyramine--L-glutamate ligase: MILFFEYAIASGFEDEGILKEGKMMFDTLLKQFLDIDRVVSLIYKDFVDYYKNFNNLEIIEIEDKKKVEEKLDNILKNKKIDYVLTIAPEEDNILYNLTKIIEKYPVKNLGSFSEGVKISGNKYLTYLAIKDFVNVPKTFPPKKYVVKKIDGCGGKFEILDDNYIIQEFIDGENLSVSLIVGKNKIYPLSLNKQYIDDRGFIGADVNIEHKLKDIIFNEVIKGIKYINGLNGYVGVDVIVNNDEIFIIEINPRITTTVYGLKTKPSLGELLIKNAKNEELKFNVRGENFTIDK; the protein is encoded by the coding sequence ATGATATTGTTTTTTGAATATGCAATTGCCTCTGGGTTTGAAGATGAAGGAATTTTAAAAGAAGGAAAAATGATGTTTGACACTTTATTAAAACAATTTTTAGACATTGATAGAGTTGTATCTTTAATTTATAAGGATTTTGTTGATTACTATAAAAATTTTAATAATCTTGAAATAATAGAGATTGAAGATAAAAAGAAAGTTGAAGAAAAATTAGACAACATTTTAAAAAATAAAAAAATTGACTATGTATTAACAATAGCCCCAGAGGAAGATAATATATTATACAATTTAACGAAAATCATCGAAAAATATCCAGTAAAAAATTTAGGTAGTTTTTCAGAAGGTGTAAAAATATCTGGAAATAAATATTTAACATACTTAGCAATTAAAGATTTTGTAAATGTTCCTAAAACATTTCCTCCTAAAAAGTATGTAGTAAAAAAGATAGATGGATGTGGTGGAAAATTTGAAATTTTAGATGATAATTATATAATTCAGGAATTTATTGATGGAGAAAATTTGTCAGTGTCTTTAATTGTCGGAAAAAATAAAATTTACCCTCTCTCTTTAAACAAACAGTATATTGATGATAGAGGTTTTATTGGGGCAGATGTGAATATTGAGCACAAATTAAAAGATATAATTTTTAACGAAGTAATTAAAGGTATTAAATATATAAATGGATTAAATGGTTATGTAGGAGTTGATGTCATAGTTAATAATGATGAAATTTTTATTATTGAAATAAATCCAAGAATAACAACAACTGTCTATGGATTAAAAACAAAACCAAGTTTAGGAGAATTATTAATAAAAAATGCAAAGAATGAAGAACTAAAATTTAATGTTAGAGGAGAAAACTTTACAATTGACAAATAA
- a CDS encoding VWA domain-containing protein produces the protein MKNVIKHDAYDKKSFERFLKNSKYLQKLLDYYSKYQPIHEKLVEDTFYAFFKYVVEFNEHIEEKFKINKAILEGAMKNIEYEKSKLLTELDEVNAGTATIMFCEKFFENLKLKKLNKELKNFITNGKSKDLEEKLKETAKETMKEISNEIFEVIQGYKSIKNYGKGKGDKKILSVEDKIRLADKILQNRKIKEIIKKLGKLRLIAINEYKSKIRHYSGEVYSIKIGRDLKKLLPKEIVNFSDEILYYDFLRRYVDKKLLIYDIYNKLEKQKGPIIVLLDHSGSMYGEREIWGKAVAISLIEIAKRENRNLYYIAFDDGVRFEKKINPKNINIDEIIEIASIYFGGGTNFEEPLYRAVNIIKENNTFKNADILFITDGYAEVSNKFLKEFNMFKNENNVKLISVFVETFPTETLKMISDEVIKVYDLADEETKKIYKSLI, from the coding sequence ATGAAAAATGTTATAAAACATGATGCATATGATAAAAAAAGTTTTGAGAGGTTTTTAAAGAACAGTAAATATTTACAAAAACTTCTTGATTATTATTCAAAATATCAACCAATTCACGAAAAATTGGTAGAAGATACATTTTACGCATTCTTTAAATATGTTGTTGAATTCAACGAGCATATTGAAGAAAAATTTAAAATAAATAAGGCAATTTTAGAGGGTGCAATGAAAAATATTGAGTATGAGAAAAGCAAACTTTTAACTGAATTGGATGAAGTTAATGCAGGAACAGCCACAATAATGTTCTGTGAAAAATTTTTCGAAAATTTAAAACTTAAAAAATTAAATAAAGAATTAAAAAATTTTATAACTAATGGAAAAAGTAAAGATTTAGAGGAGAAATTAAAAGAAACTGCAAAGGAAACTATGAAAGAAATCTCAAACGAAATTTTTGAAGTGATACAGGGTTATAAATCAATTAAAAACTATGGTAAAGGAAAAGGAGATAAAAAAATACTGTCAGTTGAAGATAAAATAAGGTTAGCGGATAAAATTTTACAAAATAGAAAAATTAAAGAAATAATAAAAAAATTAGGAAAGTTAAGATTAATTGCAATAAATGAATATAAGTCAAAAATTAGACACTATTCAGGAGAAGTTTATTCAATAAAAATTGGTAGAGACTTAAAGAAGTTATTGCCTAAAGAAATAGTTAATTTTTCTGATGAAATATTATACTACGATTTTTTGAGGAGATATGTAGATAAAAAACTTTTAATTTATGATATATACAACAAATTGGAAAAACAAAAAGGACCTATTATAGTTTTGTTAGATCACAGTGGTTCAATGTATGGAGAAAGGGAGATATGGGGAAAGGCTGTTGCAATATCCTTAATAGAAATTGCTAAAAGAGAAAATAGAAACCTTTATTATATTGCCTTTGATGACGGCGTTAGATTTGAAAAAAAGATAAACCCTAAAAATATAAATATTGATGAAATAATTGAAATTGCCTCAATATACTTTGGAGGAGGAACAAACTTTGAGGAGCCATTATATAGGGCTGTAAATATAATAAAAGAAAATAACACCTTTAAAAATGCTGACATTTTATTTATAACTGACGGTTATGCAGAAGTGAGTAATAAATTTTTAAAAGAATTTAATATGTTTAAAAATGAAAATAACGTTAAATTAATCTCTGTATTTGTAGAAACCTTTCCAACAGAAACCTTAAAAATGATTTCTGATGAAGTTATAAAAGTTTATGACTTGGCAGATGAAGAAACAAAAAAGATTTATAAAAGTTTAATTTAA
- a CDS encoding AAA family ATPase, with amino-acid sequence MLEKIREELNNYFLERREEIDIALTSILANEHTVFLGNPGTAKSQLIRAIASHLNANYFEKLVTRFTTEDELFGPLSIKELKDNDKFVRKTNGYLPTAEIAFLDEVFKANSSILNALLSIINERIYHNGDKIEKVPLISLFGASNELPVENELLAFYDRFLFRKVVRGIKCYENLSKLIDLEEEYKPKTVIDIDELKKLQKEALKVDISDIKESLIRIKISLESEGIKISDRRFKKSVKAVKCFAYLNEKEKADVNDLDILRHIYWNEPDEFFKVSVEIFKVSNHYAGFALEQREILDNLINEIKKIDKDKIQLGGIEYRKCLEILGKLNSMVISLKDVKNKAIEKNKPYELVDDVLKEVEGVKKYVEELLKG; translated from the coding sequence ATGCTTGAAAAGATAAGAGAGGAATTAAATAATTATTTTTTAGAAAGAAGAGAAGAAATAGATATTGCCTTAACTTCTATATTGGCTAATGAACATACTGTGTTTTTAGGAAATCCTGGAACTGCTAAGTCACAATTAATTAGAGCTATTGCCTCTCATCTAAATGCCAATTACTTTGAAAAACTTGTAACAAGGTTTACAACAGAGGATGAACTTTTTGGACCATTAAGCATTAAAGAATTAAAAGATAATGATAAATTTGTTAGGAAAACTAATGGCTATTTACCTACGGCTGAAATTGCTTTTTTAGATGAAGTTTTTAAAGCAAATAGTAGTATATTAAATGCATTACTATCCATTATAAATGAAAGAATCTATCACAATGGAGACAAAATAGAGAAAGTTCCTTTAATAAGTTTGTTTGGAGCGTCCAACGAATTGCCAGTGGAAAATGAACTATTAGCATTTTACGATAGATTTTTGTTTAGGAAAGTTGTAAGAGGTATAAAATGTTATGAAAATCTTTCAAAACTTATTGATTTAGAAGAGGAATATAAGCCAAAAACTGTTATAGATATTGATGAACTTAAAAAGTTGCAAAAAGAGGCTTTGAAAGTAGATATTTCTGACATAAAAGAAAGTTTGATTAGAATAAAAATATCGTTAGAAAGTGAAGGTATAAAAATTTCAGATAGAAGATTTAAAAAGTCAGTGAAGGCTGTTAAATGTTTTGCATACTTAAATGAAAAAGAAAAGGCAGATGTAAATGATTTAGACATTTTAAGGCATATATATTGGAACGAGCCAGATGAATTCTTTAAGGTTTCTGTTGAGATTTTTAAAGTTTCTAATCATTACGCTGGTTTTGCATTAGAGCAGAGAGAAATATTAGATAATCTTATAAACGAAATAAAAAAAATTGATAAAGATAAAATACAATTGGGTGGAATAGAGTATAGAAAATGCCTTGAAATTTTAGGTAAGTTGAATAGTATGGTTATATCATTAAAAGATGTTAAAAATAAGGCAATTGAAAAAAATAAACCTTATGAATTAGTTGATGATGTTTTAAAAGAGGTTGAAGGAGTCAAAAAGTATGTTGAAGAGTTGTTAAAGGGTTAG
- a CDS encoding SLC13 family permease, giving the protein MIKKLNVDEIIFIFFIILSVLFLIFLIKPIEIVYIIEWKTIFSLFYILVIVNILKDCGFLEWISLKILKKTDRVFIVLILLTLIMSMFVTNDIALFVVIPITLIISKYCDINLRKILMLEGISANIGSSLTPFGNPQNLFIYQHYNINPINFIVNMLPLEIFGLLILIPFLDFKRAKINIELINNQEFKKEWLIYLVIFILVVVSILGMFNYIYLFPIILCISLIKRVKIDYLFILTFCALFIDIEGLKRLGIIEFFKISYENDIFIMVYASILSQILSNVPTAILMSNIYNNWLPIAYGVNIGGNGTLIASFANLITLRLSKGNIYLIEFLKYGFIIYILHLSLLVIYLLFQQECLTYL; this is encoded by the coding sequence ATGATTAAAAAGTTAAATGTTGATGAGATTATATTTATATTTTTTATTATTCTTTCTGTATTATTTTTAATATTCTTAATAAAGCCAATTGAAATAGTATATATTATCGAATGGAAAACTATTTTTAGTTTATTTTACATATTAGTAATTGTTAATATTTTAAAAGACTGTGGATTTTTGGAGTGGATTTCTTTAAAAATACTAAAAAAAACTGATAGAGTTTTTATTGTTCTAATTTTATTGACTTTAATAATGTCTATGTTTGTAACAAACGATATTGCTCTCTTTGTAGTAATTCCAATAACTTTGATTATATCTAAATATTGTGATATAAATTTAAGAAAAATTTTAATGTTGGAAGGAATTTCAGCAAATATTGGAAGTTCTTTAACACCCTTTGGGAATCCGCAAAATTTGTTCATATATCAACATTACAATATAAACCCAATAAATTTCATAGTAAATATGTTACCATTAGAAATTTTTGGACTTTTAATTTTAATCCCTTTTTTAGATTTTAAAAGAGCAAAGATAAATATAGAATTAATAAACAATCAAGAATTTAAAAAAGAATGGTTAATTTACTTAGTAATATTTATTTTAGTTGTTGTATCAATTTTGGGAATGTTTAACTATATTTATTTATTTCCAATAATTCTTTGTATTTCATTAATTAAAAGAGTAAAAATCGACTATCTATTTATTTTAACATTTTGTGCCTTATTCATAGATATTGAGGGTTTAAAAAGGTTAGGTATTATAGAGTTTTTTAAAATTAGTTATGAGAATGACATATTTATTATGGTTTATGCCTCAATATTATCTCAAATCCTTTCAAACGTTCCAACAGCCATTTTAATGTCAAATATATATAATAATTGGTTACCAATTGCCTATGGTGTGAATATAGGGGGAAATGGAACATTAATTGCCTCTTTTGCAAATTTAATAACTTTAAGATTATCAAAAGGAAACATATATTTAATTGAGTTTTTAAAATATGGATTTATAATTTATATATTACATTTATCTTTATTAGTTATTTATCTTCTATTTCAACAAGAATGTCTAACATATTTGTAA
- a CDS encoding TIGR00296 family protein, whose translation MRLLTLEEGTFAVKFARAVIENHLSGKELIVTNYPEVFNEKRGCFCTLHTYPERELRGCIGIPEPILPLIKALEEAAISAATKDPRFPPVTLEEMDYIVIEVSILTPPELIKVNHPREYLEKIKIGRDGLIIKYGIHSGLLLPQVPVEYGWDVVEYLAHLCLKAGLPPDMWLDENAKIYRFEAQIFEEVEPRGEVVEKKLI comes from the coding sequence ATGAGATTATTAACATTAGAAGAGGGAACTTTTGCTGTAAAATTTGCAAGGGCTGTTATTGAAAACCATTTATCTGGTAAAGAATTGATAGTAACTAACTATCCTGAGGTATTTAACGAAAAAAGAGGATGTTTTTGCACTTTACATACTTATCCTGAGAGAGAACTAAGAGGATGTATTGGAATTCCTGAACCAATATTACCATTAATAAAGGCATTAGAAGAAGCAGCAATAAGTGCGGCTACAAAAGACCCAAGATTTCCTCCGGTAACATTAGAAGAAATGGATTATATAGTTATAGAAGTTAGTATATTAACTCCTCCAGAACTTATAAAAGTTAATCATCCAAGGGAGTATTTAGAAAAAATAAAAATTGGTAGAGATGGATTGATTATAAAATATGGGATACACTCTGGACTTTTATTACCTCAAGTTCCTGTTGAATATGGTTGGGATGTAGTGGAATATTTAGCTCATTTATGTTTAAAGGCTGGATTGCCCCCAGATATGTGGTTAGATGAAAATGCAAAAATTTATAGATTTGAGGCACAGATATTTGAAGAAGTTGAGCCAAGAGGAGAGGTCGTTGAGAAAAAGTTAATTTAA
- a CDS encoding deoxyhypusine synthase: MNKDPKDIVLKESVDIKGIEIEGPWLDDNISLEEVIKKYYLKIGFQASHIGKAINIWKEIEDKRKKGEEITIFFGYTSNIVSSGLREIIAYLVKHKKVDVIVTTAGGVEEDFIKCLKPFILGDWDVSGKILREKGINRIGNIFVPNDRYIAFEEYMMEFFEEILKLEKESGKIITASEFTYKLGEFIDKKLKDKEKEKSILYWAYKNNIPIFCPAITDGSIGDMLYFFKKYKKDTDLMIDIANDIVKLNDIAINSKKTACIVLGGSLPKHSIINANLFREGTDYAIYITTALPWDGSLSGAPPEEGVSWGKIGSKADYVEIWGDATIIFPLLVYCVMKE; encoded by the coding sequence ATGAATAAAGATCCAAAAGATATAGTGCTTAAAGAAAGTGTAGATATAAAAGGAATTGAAATTGAAGGTCCTTGGTTAGATGATAATATTAGCTTAGAAGAAGTTATCAAAAAATACTACTTAAAGATTGGTTTTCAGGCATCTCATATAGGTAAGGCAATAAATATTTGGAAAGAAATTGAAGATAAAAGGAAAAAGGGAGAGGAGATAACTATATTTTTTGGATACACTTCAAATATTGTATCTTCTGGGCTAAGGGAGATTATAGCATACCTTGTAAAGCATAAAAAAGTTGATGTTATTGTTACGACTGCTGGCGGAGTAGAGGAGGATTTTATAAAATGCTTGAAGCCCTTTATATTGGGAGATTGGGATGTAAGTGGGAAAATTTTAAGAGAAAAGGGAATAAATAGGATTGGGAATATTTTTGTCCCTAATGATAGATACATAGCATTTGAGGAATATATGATGGAGTTTTTTGAAGAAATACTAAAATTAGAAAAAGAAAGTGGTAAGATTATTACAGCAAGTGAATTTACATACAAATTAGGGGAATTTATAGACAAAAAATTAAAGGATAAAGAGAAAGAAAAGTCAATATTGTATTGGGCATATAAAAACAACATCCCTATATTTTGTCCAGCCATAACTGACGGTTCTATTGGAGATATGCTATATTTTTTTAAAAAATATAAAAAAGACACTGATTTGATGATAGATATAGCAAATGATATTGTAAAATTAAACGATATAGCCATAAATTCTAAAAAAACTGCATGCATAGTTTTAGGAGGCTCACTACCTAAGCATAGTATTATAAATGCAAACCTATTTAGGGAAGGGACTGACTATGCTATATATATAACTACAGCATTACCTTGGGACGGTTCTTTAAGTGGTGCTCCCCCAGAAGAGGGAGTTTCATGGGGAAAGATTGGAAGTAAAGCAGATTATGTGGAAATTTGGGGAGATGCTACAATAATATTTCCATTATTGGTTTATTGTGTGATGAAAGAATAA